Within the Oncorhynchus kisutch isolate 150728-3 linkage group LG13, Okis_V2, whole genome shotgun sequence genome, the region tcaaaaaaatgtattgttttaatTATATTTGACCAGTTTTATTTTAGTCGTGGTAAAACTATGCAATTTACAGTTCTACAATTTTGGCTCGGCTGAGAATTCTTGCTCTGTCTATGACTTTGTTTTTCTGCCATGGTCTCTGCCTCTCTTCCCCTCATTGTCACTGTGGTGATGCATCTGGGAGCCGAGTCATTGGCTCAGTCTGAACATCGGGAGTTGCACCAATGATAGGGCTCTCTGAATCCtacagagagatagatgggagtggAGGGATGTCTGAGAAACCAGTAAGCCTGTGCAATCAGCTACCCTGTCAGAAAACCACAATGGAACATTGGAGAGAAACGTGTGGCTATGAAGCACCACTGACTTACCTGAAGCGGTAGAATTGTAGATCTGACTACAACAGGATAGGGTGAATTATTCGTCACTCGTGGCCTACTCAAAACAAAAACCGCAGACAAACAGCTAAGCTCGCAACCATACACAAATGCACGCAAGCACACCAAAATAGAACAGAGAGAACCTTTTAAACCTACTACATAAGAATGTTACGGGGAACAGCAGCATTGGCAACTATCCAGTCTATAACGGATATATTGTAATGTGGGTCTTATCTCCCCGTGTTCAGCGGCCTGTTGACCGGAACGCGGGCTTGCGTATGGTCTGCGCATCCTGCTAAGATAAATTATACGGAAATGGAGACGCATCCTATCAAGTCTCTCAATTACCAGGCATATAAGGACCAAGAGCAACACAACAAGAGCAAGTCTGCTGTGGTGCGTCTCGTTTGAAAGGTAGGCAGAATTCCTTGCATCAGTCTACTACTACATTCCTTTTCTGTTTATTATAAAGTACATAAACTCTAGTACTGTATATTGATTATTTGTTTGGTTaagtaattatttattttttaaatacctgAAGTCCATAAACGTATCATTCTTGTGCAGTTTATAtttataggctacattgaggacTTTATTGAATTGTTTTAGGCTATCTGGCATTATTAGTGCGTAAGCCTAAACTTCAGGGCCTAACTGGACAGGCGCCAAGTGCTTTTGGGaacaggcaacaaaaaaaaggacaatgtcgagtttaattcaataagagaaaagctgcgAAATTGAGAGTTGAAGATCAAGAGAAGGGAAGGCCTGACaagtaatgtttgggaaagaATTGGTGAAATGGTTAAAGAGGATGATTGATGATTGTGAGGAGCTATAGGAATTTGACAGTCACAAGATGTCACgccaagggaactgtagcctactgttcagacgGGTTGAATTGAAACTGACATCTATAACCTCTGTGGGAGCAAAACTCATGACTATGATTACATTTCCATTATTAGCAGTATATTAGACTGTCCACATTGAAGTGCTGAGACAGAATGGCTGTATAAGGAATGGAACATATATGACCAGGGCCCCTCCACCATTATAACCTAGACAGCGTCAGATGCGGGCGCTAACAAGCAAGAACTGAGACGAAAAGATAATGGTGGAGAAAGGCCAAAGGAAGTTATTTTCATATAGAGGGAGGAGATTCTATACGTTATGCAAAGACGGAATACTATAAAGGCAGGGCTCTGTGATAAGAGCACTCAGCTGTTCCATGGAATTGCTCGGCTCTGTTACTTTGTAATAAAGTCTTAACTGAATCTACAGGTTCCAGTATCTGTGCAAATATTTGACTCAATATTTTCCACAACACCTCTCACATAGCCATAATGTTAACTCCTGAAGAATTAAGCACTTCATGCAGTAAAATTATACACCAAATGTAGGCTCAATTTTgactggggaataggagtggagaaaAAAGGATTTCTTTcgttcagcatcttgagagaatgtgaaTGCGCAGTCAGATAGCACCTCTACTGACggtatctttatcagcatcataaaaactgatagtatttcaaccacataaaatatgcatccaagccaaactgaaatcttatcagaaaaatgttgggtcgttttcacagctttctatttcctCACAACCGGTCAAACTGAAGtcatttttagattttttttcacaGAACATATTTCCCGTATTTTGTTTATACAGCTGACCAACGTACCACTAATAGGGCAACCAAGCaaagttttttttaatttttatggCCAAATCAACTCAAAACTGCTCAATATTTGGTTTGATGTTACTTAAAGGTAATatggcctttaaaaaaaaaaacattgcttgaCTATTCTGGCCCATTGACTACTATCAaggtgaggaaccatctaacaagAAGTTGGAAAATACTGAGCTTCACCTTTAATCTAGCAACTTGTCATATACAGTACTAGCCTAATATTGATGATCAGCAGATTTTTGATCTTAACACATTTCTCCCTTCAATAGGCACCATGTGGAGCGTATTACTCTTTCTCCTGGTCCAGCCTTTGCACACCGACAGCATGGTCTGCCCTAGCAGCTGTATGTGCAACCTAGAGGGGGCCGTCAAATGTGTGGGCAACATCAGGGACGTGCCCAAAGGCATGCCCACCAACATGTACCTACTTCAGCTGAATGGCACCAACATGAAGGTTCTGAACGAACAGAGTCTGGCCATGTTGCCCCTTATGCTGCGTTTAGGCATCAGCCACAGCCCCCTGGACACCATCCACCCTGAGGCCTTCCATGTGGCCCCGCAGCTCCTCTCCATCAAGCTGTCATCCAACGCCCTCTCCAGCCTCCCTTCCCGGGTGTTCAGCCCCTTGGTCAGCCTGGAGCAGCTGCATCTGGATGACAATCGTCTGGAGTCCATCGCTCCCGTGTTGTTCGAGGGTCTGGCCAACCTGAACGAACTGGACGTCAGTAACAACGCCATCGCTCACCTCGCCCCCAATGTTTTCCACGGACTGAGTAGCCTGCGCTATCTCAACCTGGGGAGAAACTCCCTGCAGCAGCTGCCCCCCACCTTGTTCCACTCATTGACGCGGTTGCAGTTCCTCATGCTCTACAACAACAAGCTAGAGCGGCTGGAGGTGGGTGCCTTCGACGAGCTGGCCAACCTCCTGGAGCTCAAACTGCACAACAACCAGATCGCATACATCCCCCCCGAGGTGTTCTGGGCCCTAGGcaacctcatgacactcaccatGTCCTCCAACCTGCTCCAGGGCGTCCCGAATGAAAGCTTCTACCACCTTCCCAAACTCACCAAGCTCACTATCTACAAAAACCCTCTGCTGTCACTGCCTGATAAGTTGATGGGCCACATGCCCAGGATGAAGGAATTCTACCTGTATGACACCAACCTCAGCACCGTGCCCTGGAGCCTGTTTGCCAACATGAGCGGGATGGAGAGGCTCTCCCTGCACCTCAACAACAAGCTGAGGGAGCTGCCCCCTGACCTTTTTTGCTGCTTGCCCAACCTCCAGAAGCTTTCTCTCAAGTCCAATGACATCCAGGATCTACATCCAGATATCTTCTCCAAGCTGGCCAATATGGACACTCTGCTCCTGAATGATAACAAGCTTCGATCCCTTTCTGAGGACATATTTAAGGGCAACCCCAGTTTGGCCAGCATCGAGCTGAAGAACAACCAGCTGCGGACCCTTCCGGGGGAGGTCTTCTCTACTCCAGGGGGTTTAAGGGTTGTTACTCTGAGTGGCAACCCATGGGACTGCAGGTGTGGCATCAGAGACATTGCAAGTTGGATAAAGCTTAATGAAGGCGTGGTTAGTGATCGGACGGATGTGATATGTCGTAATCCGTACCCTCTACTTCTCCGCCCACTTGGTTCCCTACTCAACGAAGAGTTTAAGTGTGACGTTACCACACCCTCGAGCAGCCGCTCCACCCGCTCTTCGATTGAACTCAGCCATGCCGTTTCCACTACAGCTCTTGAGGAGCAAGAGGTGGTAGACTTCACAGCCACAACTACTGCACCCGAGGCTCCATCAACCCAACAAACAGAAAATCCTACTGAGTGTCCGGTTCACCACACCTGGGACTAGGCGCACAACAGCTGCCACACCGACCGCCGACGTTCTCGACATTCTTGACGACTATATATTCAAGCCTATGGGCACCGAATCGCTCCCCGTCCATGTCCTATCCCCGCCCTTCCACGACAGGCTGGTGTTTGAGAACGGGCTCGAGTTTGTGCACAACAACCGCCTAAAGGGCTGGGTTTACCTGTGGACGCTGCCACCCAATGGGGCTTACGTTGGTTTCCTCATGGCTCTCCACATCCTTCTAGTGGCCACAGGCGTGGCCCTGATTCTGGCTGCCATGTACGGGATGTACCGTCTCCACCAGGCCACGGAAGACCTAGGAGCAATACTCAACAAACAGGAAACACGCCATCATATCAGAGAGGAAGCAGAAAGACCAAGATAAACTGTAGCTTCACCAAATGCGAAGATGAAGTACAGTATGTGTCGAGAGTATCATTGTGGTGAAACAGTTTTTAAAAGAATAGCGGAACAAGACCTTGGGAAACCTGTCAATGTAAAGCACAAGCCAACGCTGTCTGCAATATTTGAAGTTTGTTAGCATTAGAAGAGTGTAACTGACAATTTATTCATTAGGCATATCTCGTCTCCTCCCGGGGGTAGGAGCTTTATACAACAGGAACAAAGAATGATCCTCTCACAACATTGGTCCAAAGAGCCAGACCGTTATGGAGTTAGGCTAGctctttttaaattattattgtgAAAATAACGGATGACGGTATTGATGACTACGCGGACCGAGCGAACAATTTCTCAATTCTATTGGGTGAACCATATGTTCACTAAGCTGTGGGTAAAATTCACCTCTGGTGGAGTACAAGCTAAGCAACCTTGTCTTACTCCTAAGAGTTTTCCAGTCAATTAATGGCCATATGGTGACAGTACGCATTCTTTCAGCAATACAACGATTGGCAACATCTAACCAGTGGAAAATAACGTTGTCATGGCTTATTAGTTAGATAGAGGTCATACTGTTTCTGCAGCTGGGGAAAGTAAGCCGAACCGCATGAATAGTAATGTCCTGATGTCATAAGATGATCTTATTCCTGTCTTTCCCACTAGCAGCTATGAGTGATCCTAATATGCCTGTATAttttacacacgcacgcacgcacgcacacacacacacacacacgtaagtgAGGTACTGATATCTTACTATTTAACTGCTCAGAGAGATCTTGGTAGGCCAACAGGTGTGAATTATGAAAATTAGGGGACTTTTGGATGACCCCCACAAATCACAAGACCAATTGTAGTCATTTAACTGTATTAAACACATTGAAAAAAAGCAGAAAAGGGGACAAGGGGACAAGGGGACAAGGGGACATGAGCTTCATGTATTGTAGGTGAGCCGATGCTTTTCTTTTGACTCACGGGACACGACGGACAGATACGATGAGGCTCCTATCTCAGTCCTAAAGAATGGGAAGCTCAAGTACACCATTTGTCAATATCATAGTGTAGTAAGACATTTTTCGTTGGGAAATGTTCATTGCAATGTTCCTtccaaaacaaaaacaagcacCCACATGAAAAACTGTTTAAGGCATTGGTGTTCATTTATCACCATGTACAAAGTTGCCgataaaacatttgttttatcCCATTACTCTTGTGTTGGCAGATCATTCTCATATAGGCTATTTGAGAACTACACTGTTAAGATAGAAAGACTCAAAGCATCGTCATTGTGTAGTGGAACCATGAAAAGCAGTTCACCTAAGCTTGAGATCTGGTGTTTAGAGGGTGTTTGAATGTAAACCCAATGCCAGTGTTATAGTACGGTGAATGTATTTGAAAACAGAATGGAGATTCAGAAAGTGGTTCTTCAGTTTGAAGGTTGGTGTTAAGATAGTCTTGTGAAAACCATTTCTGGTGTTTCAGTGCATGTAAAAAGCAGCATCTGAACACAAAAAGCATGTTTTGGCAGACTGTCTCTCATACAATCAAATGGTTTTGAAATGAAAATGGTTTATAGCGTAAATATTGATTGGGGATGATTTTATTTGAGTTTAAAAAATTAAGATAATTATGGGATTTGAATACTTTTCCTAGGGTAGACAAGGGCACTAATTATAGGCTACTGTTGCCAGACCCATTGAGATTAGAATGATGTTACAAATCAAAATGACAACTCTTTATGTTGTCAAAACATTATCTTAGTCCACTCAGTCAGTCTTCAGGACTAAACTGTTGTGCTGAACCACCCTTCTTGTACTGAGCACATCGGGCCTGATTCAGACTTGCGATAGACTTAATAAAATATGGACTTAACTAAAAAAATGTTAAAGTCCATGTTAAATCAACTTATCTTTATTTTTTCTGTGCTTTGTTTAGAAAGATTAGTAACAGGAGACTGATTAAATAGTTAATTTTACCCACTCAACCACACAGCCACGTACCGTGTGAAGAACTTGGGCCCCCATATCAGAATGTTTAGATTAAAGGCAAAATTTGAACTTCAGACATTGTGCTTCTTTACTGTTTAGAATCGCTACAGTCTGGGgcatggaggtggagagagggcatTCGTATCTGGTGTGCCCTCTAAGCAAACTCTATGGTCAAGTATAAAAACAGGCAAGCATGCGGGCACCTCCCCTTTATTCAGATCCTTCACAAACTCATACAGGAAAGAGCACAACAAACGCTGAGGTGAAACACTCCAAAATAATCCAAGAAAGTATGCGTCAATGACAATGTGAGTACAAAACGTAATTATTACACTGAAGAAAGAAACAGAAAAGGAATTCACTCAACAAGAACTAGCCAGCAGATCTGATCCACTTGCTTACAGCTAGTGATGTTACGTTTGATACCGGCGCTCCAAGGTATGCGTCGAAATCGCAAAGCAGCTAACCTCGAAGATGTCTGCCGATGCGTGTATGACTTTATCAGCAGTACGTCATCAATGACCTCTGAAGCTTTGTTTGATCACATGCTTTTTCAAACCGTATGTTGCAAAAACGCAAGATCCCACTGATCACGCCGTTGTTCCGGTGCCTTTTCCGTTTCCAAGCTGATTTCAAACACTGACCTCTACTGGACACCGCACATACAAATACAGTTAGGATTTTGTACAAAAAGTTTCACCTAGCCGGTAGCTTAGCAGATAGACGAGGGAACTATGTAACAGTCATGGACGTGAGGGTTCGGGTCGAATCCCGTTGAAGGCACACTATTTAGAAAACTATTCTTTCTGCACTGTTGCTCAAATTTGttttatatagtatagtataagcTTCTGTCTTACGCATCCTAAATAATGCCATAGATTCAGTTTTTCAAAATAGTCAAGCATGATGTATTCCAACTGATTAGGCAACTAAAGCCAATGACATACAGCTGTGCCACGATGCTATAATGAAAACAATGGGTGAAAAAAATATCTCTGATAATCACACACTGCTATTTATTGCTGACCAGCAGAGGTCACTAATGTGCATTGGGAACATAATAAAGCTCTCGGTAAAGCTCTCGGTTTCCCATCACTACTTATAGATGCACTAGGGTCAGACAGGCTTCCTGTGTAGATTAAGACACCCCGGAGCTGGCGCGAGATATGGCTCGGAAAACGCACCTCAATTCAGGGATGAGAAATGTGTTGCATTCCGAATTGTCCTCTTATCACAACTGTTACACCGAAAATAAACTGTTGTTTTTATCCtcatgctagctagcagtagCCACAGCAGGCATTGTGGAATGGCATGTCGCATTGaacaacaaaggagctgatttgTTGACACGGCCATTCCTAAATGGCTGCTGTTGCTTCTGCTGCCTAATATTAGGTTGAAAAGGACTGTTTTCTGGAAAAACTAGCATTCGTTAAAT harbors:
- the LOC116353084 gene encoding platelet glycoprotein V-like, encoding MWSVLLFLLVQPLHTDSMVCPSSCMCNLEGAVKCVGNIRDVPKGMPTNMYLLQLNGTNMKVLNEQSLAMLPLMLRLGISHSPLDTIHPEAFHVAPQLLSIKLSSNALSSLPSRVFSPLVSLEQLHLDDNRLESIAPVLFEGLANLNELDVSNNAIAHLAPNVFHGLSSLRYLNLGRNSLQQLPPTLFHSLTRLQFLMLYNNKLERLEVGAFDELANLLELKLHNNQIAYIPPEVFWALGNLMTLTMSSNLLQGVPNESFYHLPKLTKLTIYKNPLLSLPDKLMGHMPRMKEFYLYDTNLSTVPWSLFANMSGMERLSLHLNNKLRELPPDLFCCLPNLQKLSLKSNDIQDLHPDIFSKLANMDTLLLNDNKLRSLSEDIFKGNPSLASIELKNNQLRTLPGEVFSTPGGLRVVTLSGNPWDCRCGIRDIASWIKLNEGVVSDRTDVICRNPYPLLLRPLGSLLNEEFKCDVTTPSSSRSTRSSIELSHAVSTTALEEQEVVDFTATTTAPEAPSTQQTENPTECPVHHTWD